The proteins below are encoded in one region of Micromonospora sp. DSM 45708:
- a CDS encoding RelA/SpoT family protein, which produces MDVDAGPGAALGGALPTQGELPLTRRLRSLLTWPTADGDPVTTLVRAHRGIHANADASVLRRAYTIAENMHRGQFRKSGEPYITHPFAVAQICADLGMDTTTLVAALLHDTVEDTRYTLQALQEDFGREVAHLVDGVTKFDKAFYGKAAEAETVRKMIVSAGKDVRVLVIKLADRLHNMRTLGVRSAASRERIARKTLEVLVPLCDRLGIQTLKRELDDVVLLHLRPEEHARIARFVHDRPGWHAYLADVVARTRAALRRSRVDADVSPRPRHLYSIWKDTVAGGHTAPYDLPRIAIVVDGPATDCYAALGAVHGLWRPVPGRFKDFIASPKNNLYRSLHTSVCGPQDRTVEVLIRTTEMHRSAEYGVAAHYRFPRAAGRAADRADELAWLRRVLDWEQDTVDPTQFMASLRCDLAEAQIQVVADGRQVVLPAGATPVDLAYELGTERGDHCLAARINGRLAPLSSELEEGDVVEIFTESDAESGFEVDVAPRGPRREWLGFVKSPHAQMQINRWFAEHTEPGISIADKVRLGRASIGLALRKHDRGLASDLPLLRLSEELGYPDLETLLVAVFDRSVEPDAVVEQLIDLVDHRQ; this is translated from the coding sequence GTGGACGTCGACGCCGGACCCGGCGCCGCCCTGGGCGGCGCCCTTCCGACCCAGGGCGAGTTGCCGCTCACCCGCCGGCTGCGCTCGCTGCTCACCTGGCCCACCGCCGACGGCGACCCGGTCACCACGCTGGTCCGCGCCCACCGCGGCATCCACGCCAACGCCGACGCTTCGGTGCTGCGCCGGGCCTACACGATCGCGGAGAACATGCACCGCGGCCAGTTCCGCAAGAGCGGCGAGCCCTACATCACCCACCCGTTCGCGGTGGCGCAGATCTGCGCCGACCTCGGCATGGACACGACCACGCTGGTCGCGGCGTTGCTGCACGACACGGTGGAGGACACCCGCTACACGCTCCAGGCGCTCCAGGAGGACTTCGGCCGCGAGGTGGCCCACCTGGTCGACGGCGTGACCAAGTTCGACAAGGCGTTCTACGGCAAGGCCGCCGAGGCGGAGACCGTCCGCAAGATGATCGTCTCGGCCGGCAAGGACGTCCGGGTGCTGGTCATCAAGCTGGCCGACCGGCTGCACAACATGCGGACGCTCGGCGTCCGCTCCGCCGCCTCCCGGGAGCGGATCGCCCGCAAGACCCTCGAGGTGCTGGTCCCGCTCTGCGACCGGCTGGGCATCCAGACCCTCAAACGCGAGCTGGACGACGTGGTGCTGTTGCACCTGCGGCCCGAGGAGCACGCGCGGATCGCCCGGTTCGTGCACGACCGGCCCGGCTGGCACGCCTACCTGGCCGACGTGGTGGCCCGCACCCGGGCGGCACTGCGCCGCAGCCGGGTGGACGCCGACGTCTCCCCCCGCCCCCGGCACCTCTACTCGATCTGGAAGGACACCGTCGCCGGCGGCCACACCGCCCCGTACGACCTGCCCCGCATCGCCATCGTGGTGGACGGTCCGGCGACCGACTGCTACGCCGCGCTGGGCGCCGTGCACGGGCTCTGGCGGCCGGTTCCGGGCCGCTTCAAGGACTTCATCGCCTCGCCGAAGAACAACCTCTACCGGTCGTTGCACACCAGCGTCTGCGGCCCGCAGGACCGCACCGTCGAGGTGCTGATCCGCACCACCGAGATGCACCGCTCCGCGGAGTACGGCGTGGCCGCCCACTACCGCTTCCCGCGCGCCGCCGGCCGGGCCGCCGACCGGGCGGACGAGCTGGCCTGGCTGCGTCGGGTGCTCGACTGGGAGCAGGACACGGTCGACCCGACCCAGTTCATGGCGTCGCTGCGCTGTGACCTGGCCGAGGCGCAGATCCAGGTGGTCGCCGACGGCCGGCAGGTGGTGCTCCCGGCCGGGGCCACGCCGGTCGACCTGGCGTACGAGCTGGGCACCGAGCGCGGCGACCACTGCCTCGCCGCCCGGATCAACGGCCGGCTGGCCCCGCTCTCCTCCGAACTGGAGGAGGGCGACGTGGTGGAGATCTTCACGGAGAGCGACGCGGAGAGCGGCTTCGAGGTCGACGTGGCCCCGCGCGGGCCGCGCCGGGAGTGGCTGGGCTTCGTCAAGTCCCCGCACGCCCAGATGCAGATCAACAGGTGGTTCGCCGAGCACACCGAGCCGGGCATCTCGATCGCCGACAAGGTCCGGCTCGGGCGCGCCTCGATCGGCCTGGCGTTGCGCAAGCACGACCGGGGTCTGGCCAGCGACCTGCCCCTGCTGCGGCTCTCCGAGGAGTTGGGCTACCCCGACCTGGAGACGCTGCTGGTGGCGGTCTTCGACCGCTCGGTCGAGCCGGACGCGGTGGTCGAGCAGCTCATCGACCTGGTCGACCACCGGCAGTAG
- a CDS encoding DEDD exonuclease domain-containing protein gives MTGTEYVQEALAGLDRSAGSGVDPALPLYATTFVVVDLETTGGAPDGGGITEIGAVKVRGGEELGVLATLVNPGVPIPPFITVLTGITQAMLLPAPPIEQVLPSFLEFLTDAVLVAHNAPYDVGFLKAACAKHGYRWPNPRVLDTAALARRVLTRDEVPNRKLGTLAGYFRTATQPTHRALDDAKATVDVLHGLIGRLGGHRVDTVGEAIEFARAVTPTQRRKRHLAEGLPKVPGVYIFRAADDRPLYVGTSGDIATRVRSYFTAGEKRARISEMLAAAERVEAVECAHSLEAEVRELRLIAAHAPPYNRRSKYPERQVWLKLTDEAYPRLSVVRDLGPTDTAYLGPFRSKQAAELAAAGFHDAVPLRQCTHRLSRRTTMPACALAELGRCPAPCEHRITPEEYEHAAATPFRTATRDDPAVVVDALLARIEVLAAAHRYEEAAVVRGRLAAVLRAAVRMQRLAALTGIAELAAARPAARGGWELALVRHGRLAGAGVSPPGVHPRPTIAAIRATAETVLPGHGPVPAATAEETERILSWLERPETRLVEATAGWASPVAGAGRFRDLLAKAENGGSPQLSTERS, from the coding sequence GTGACGGGAACGGAGTACGTCCAGGAGGCGCTGGCCGGTCTGGACCGGTCGGCGGGCAGCGGCGTCGACCCCGCGCTGCCGCTCTACGCGACCACCTTCGTGGTGGTCGACCTGGAGACCACCGGCGGCGCGCCGGACGGCGGCGGGATCACCGAGATCGGCGCGGTGAAGGTCCGCGGCGGCGAGGAGCTGGGCGTGCTCGCCACGCTGGTCAACCCGGGCGTGCCGATCCCGCCGTTCATCACCGTGCTGACCGGGATCACCCAGGCGATGCTGCTGCCCGCCCCGCCGATCGAGCAGGTGCTGCCGAGTTTCCTGGAGTTCCTCACCGACGCCGTGCTGGTCGCCCACAACGCCCCCTACGACGTGGGCTTCCTCAAGGCCGCCTGCGCGAAGCACGGCTACCGCTGGCCCAACCCGCGGGTGCTGGACACCGCCGCGCTGGCCCGGCGGGTGCTCACCCGCGACGAGGTGCCCAACCGCAAGCTGGGCACGCTGGCCGGCTACTTCCGCACCGCGACGCAGCCCACCCACCGGGCGCTTGACGACGCCAAGGCCACCGTCGACGTGCTGCACGGGCTGATCGGCCGGCTCGGCGGGCACCGGGTCGACACGGTCGGCGAGGCGATCGAGTTCGCCCGGGCGGTCACCCCGACCCAGCGGCGCAAGCGGCACCTGGCCGAGGGGCTGCCGAAGGTGCCCGGCGTCTACATCTTCCGGGCCGCCGACGACCGGCCGCTCTACGTCGGCACGTCCGGCGACATCGCCACCCGGGTGCGCAGCTACTTCACCGCCGGCGAGAAACGCGCCCGGATCTCCGAGATGCTGGCCGCCGCCGAGCGGGTGGAGGCGGTCGAGTGCGCCCACTCGCTGGAGGCCGAGGTGCGCGAGCTGCGGCTGATCGCCGCGCACGCCCCGCCGTACAACCGCCGGTCGAAGTATCCCGAGCGCCAGGTCTGGCTGAAGCTCACCGACGAGGCGTACCCCCGGTTGTCGGTCGTCCGCGACCTCGGCCCCACCGACACGGCCTACCTCGGCCCGTTCCGGTCCAAGCAGGCCGCGGAGCTGGCCGCCGCCGGCTTCCACGACGCGGTGCCGCTGCGCCAGTGCACCCACCGGCTCTCCCGGCGCACCACGATGCCGGCCTGCGCGCTGGCCGAGCTGGGTCGCTGCCCGGCGCCCTGCGAGCACCGGATCACCCCGGAGGAGTACGAACACGCCGCCGCCACCCCGTTCCGCACCGCCACCCGCGACGATCCCGCCGTGGTGGTCGACGCCCTGCTCGCCCGGATCGAGGTGCTCGCCGCGGCGCACCGCTACGAGGAGGCAGCCGTGGTCCGTGGTCGACTGGCCGCGGTGCTGCGGGCGGCGGTCCGGATGCAGCGCCTGGCGGCGTTGACCGGCATCGCCGAGCTGGCCGCCGCCCGGCCCGCCGCCCGGGGCGGCTGGGAGCTGGCGCTGGTCCGGCACGGGCGGCTCGCCGGGGCCGGCGTGTCGCCGCCCGGTGTCCACCCACGACCGACCATCGCGGCGATCCGGGCCACCGCCGAGACGGTGCTGCCCGGGCACGGCCCGGTGCCGGCGGCCACCGCCGAGGAGACCGAGCGGATCCTGTCCTGGTTGGAACGGCCGGAGACCCGGCTGGTCGAGGCCACCGCCGGATGGGCCTCGCCGGTGGCCGGCGCGGGGCGCTTCCGCGACCTGCTGGCGAAGGCCGAGAACGGCGGATCCCCCCAACTCTCGACCGAACGCTCATGA
- a CDS encoding NYN domain-containing protein, whose amino-acid sequence MPLTEPHDDHSSAEEPVVGAPEAGEDPSLPEPEPTLPEPVRQRIVTLTAAVLPGLPGDEVPVPLRRVAKFAPNRRARLGAPAIAAQLTADPLFRQRVTARVLADAGDLGAAVVEGTAPAAADPVEVAALAYLARPRGWRELIEASGEAVRAEADSAVVAELVREAEQRATRAEHDRAVARVEAEKLRDELARVREELGQLREEARQLARTLRETQTRERRAAELLATERGRAARAAADADAELRRARARLAEAEAAAGVARASAKEARSVDDARLWLLLETIGQAAVGLRRELALDPVDTLPADFVADAFADQPGAAPAGVATRARDTDDPARLDQLLALPRAHLVVDGYNVTKRGFGEMSLEQQRKRLITGLGGIAAQTGDEVTVVFDGAERIHGLPPSPRGVRVLFSRKGETADELIRRLVRAEPAGRPVVVVSSDREVADGVRRHGAYPLGADSLLRRLARS is encoded by the coding sequence ATGCCCCTCACCGAGCCGCACGACGACCACTCCTCGGCGGAGGAGCCGGTGGTCGGCGCGCCCGAGGCCGGTGAGGACCCGTCGCTGCCCGAGCCCGAGCCCACGCTCCCCGAGCCGGTCCGACAGCGGATCGTCACGCTGACCGCCGCGGTCCTGCCCGGCCTGCCCGGCGACGAGGTGCCGGTGCCGTTGCGCCGGGTCGCCAAGTTCGCCCCCAACCGCCGCGCCCGGCTCGGCGCTCCGGCGATCGCCGCCCAGCTCACCGCCGACCCGCTGTTCCGGCAGCGGGTCACCGCCCGGGTGCTCGCCGACGCCGGTGATCTCGGCGCGGCGGTGGTGGAGGGCACCGCGCCGGCCGCCGCCGACCCGGTCGAGGTGGCCGCCCTGGCCTACCTGGCCCGGCCCCGGGGCTGGCGGGAGCTGATCGAGGCCAGCGGCGAGGCGGTACGCGCCGAGGCGGACAGCGCGGTCGTGGCCGAGCTGGTCCGGGAGGCCGAGCAGCGGGCCACCCGGGCCGAGCACGACCGGGCGGTGGCCCGGGTCGAGGCCGAGAAGCTCCGCGACGAGCTGGCCCGGGTCCGGGAGGAGCTGGGCCAGCTCCGCGAGGAGGCCCGCCAGTTGGCCCGTACCCTGCGGGAGACCCAGACCCGCGAGCGCCGGGCCGCCGAGCTGCTGGCCACCGAACGGGGCCGGGCGGCCCGCGCGGCGGCCGACGCGGACGCCGAGCTGCGCCGCGCCCGGGCCCGACTGGCCGAGGCGGAGGCCGCCGCCGGGGTGGCCCGGGCCAGCGCCAAGGAGGCCCGCTCCGTCGACGACGCCCGGCTGTGGCTGCTGCTGGAGACGATCGGCCAGGCCGCGGTCGGGCTGCGCCGGGAGTTGGCGCTCGACCCGGTGGACACGCTGCCGGCGGACTTCGTCGCCGACGCGTTCGCCGACCAGCCGGGCGCCGCGCCGGCCGGAGTGGCGACCCGGGCCCGCGACACCGACGACCCGGCCCGCCTCGACCAGCTCCTCGCGCTGCCCCGGGCGCACCTGGTGGTGGACGGCTACAACGTCACCAAGCGCGGCTTCGGTGAGATGTCGCTGGAGCAGCAGCGCAAGCGGCTGATCACCGGGTTGGGCGGGATCGCGGCGCAGACCGGGGACGAGGTCACCGTGGTCTTCGACGGCGCGGAGCGGATCCACGGGCTGCCGCCGTCGCCGCGCGGGGTGCGGGTGCTCTTCTCCCGCAAGGGCGAGACCGCGGACGAGCTGATCCGCCGGCTGGTCCGCGCGGAGCCGGCCGGCCGGCCGGTGGTGGTGGTCTCGTCGGACCGCGAGGTCGCCGACGGGGTACGCCGGCACGGCGCGTACCCGCTCGGCGCCGACTCGCTGCTGCGCCGGCTCGCCCGCTCCTGA
- a CDS encoding M48 family metallopeptidase produces the protein MTPRGWALLTLAGLAVALVVTVALLVPWSRPPAPRADQLAALRALPVEQVARGRAFQGALRPAGWSALAVGLVVALLLGLTPLGGRLVELAGRPFGGHWVAQAVLGGLGVMFLADLLTLPFAAWRRTVLVRYGLSTQDWRGWTVDLLKSYAVSAVIGALVLLAFYAVVRLTPRWWWAYGAAGAAALVVILSFVLPVLVEPVFNRFTPMEPGPLRTELTSMAARDGVPVRDVLVADASRRTRAVNAYVSGLGPTRRVVVYDTLLREAEPAEVTSVVAHELGHAKDRDVWTGTLIGALGAAAAVVALYLVGSWTPLLRLAGVDSIVQPRAFPLLIALVTVAGLVATPVQALVSRRVEARADAHALALTGDPATFEAMQRRLAGVNLADPDPPRGEYLWSASHPSTVERIAAARAYARESGR, from the coding sequence GTGACCCCGCGCGGCTGGGCGCTGCTGACCCTGGCCGGGCTGGCGGTGGCGTTGGTCGTCACCGTGGCGCTGCTGGTGCCGTGGAGCCGGCCGCCGGCGCCCCGCGCCGACCAGCTCGCCGCGCTGCGGGCACTCCCGGTCGAGCAGGTGGCCCGCGGCCGGGCGTTCCAGGGCGCGTTGCGGCCGGCCGGCTGGTCCGCGCTCGCGGTCGGGCTGGTGGTGGCGCTGCTGCTCGGGCTCACCCCGCTGGGCGGGCGCCTGGTCGAGCTGGCCGGCCGGCCCTTCGGCGGGCACTGGGTGGCCCAGGCCGTGCTCGGCGGGTTGGGCGTCATGTTCCTCGCCGACCTGCTCACCCTGCCGTTCGCGGCGTGGCGGCGCACCGTGCTGGTCCGCTACGGGCTGAGCACCCAGGACTGGCGTGGCTGGACGGTCGACCTGCTCAAGTCGTACGCGGTCAGCGCGGTCATCGGCGCGCTCGTCCTGCTCGCCTTCTACGCGGTCGTCCGGCTCACCCCCCGGTGGTGGTGGGCGTACGGCGCGGCCGGCGCCGCCGCCTTGGTGGTGATCCTGTCGTTCGTGCTGCCGGTGCTCGTCGAACCGGTGTTCAACCGGTTCACCCCGATGGAGCCGGGTCCGCTGCGCACGGAGCTGACCAGCATGGCCGCCCGGGACGGGGTCCCGGTCCGCGACGTGCTGGTCGCCGACGCGTCCCGACGGACCCGGGCGGTCAACGCCTACGTCTCCGGGCTCGGGCCGACCCGGCGGGTGGTGGTCTACGACACGCTGCTGCGGGAGGCGGAGCCGGCGGAGGTGACCAGCGTGGTCGCCCACGAGCTGGGGCACGCCAAGGACCGCGACGTGTGGACCGGCACGCTCATCGGCGCGCTCGGTGCCGCCGCCGCGGTGGTGGCGCTCTACCTGGTGGGCTCCTGGACGCCGCTGCTGCGGCTGGCCGGCGTCGACTCCATCGTCCAGCCGCGGGCGTTCCCGCTGCTCATCGCGCTGGTCACGGTGGCCGGTCTGGTCGCCACCCCGGTGCAGGCGCTGGTCTCCCGACGGGTGGAGGCCCGGGCCGACGCGCACGCGCTGGCGCTCACCGGCGACCCGGCGACGTTCGAGGCGATGCAGCGCCGGCTGGCCGGGGTGAACCTGGCCGACCCCGACCCGCCGCGCGGGGAGTACCTCTGGTCGGCGTCCCACCCCTCCACCGTGGAGCGGATCGCCGCCGCCCGCGCCTACGCCAGGGAGTCCGGCCGATGA
- a CDS encoding glycosyltransferase family 4 protein: MSRTLLITNDFPPRPGGIQSFVHNLAVRQPPGSVVVYASSWRGAEKFDADQPFEVVRERTKVLLPTPLIARRAARLARAYDCDTVWFGAAAPLGLLAPGLRRRAGIRRAVALTHGHEVGWAALPGARSALRRIGRGVDVTTYLGEYTRLRLARALDGLTELRRLAPGVDVETYHPGVDGERVRARLGLADRPVVVCVSRLVPRKGQDALIRALPGIRRRVPDAALLVVGGGPYRATLEKLARQSGVERDVVFTGSVPAAELPAHYAAGDVYAMPCRTRNRGLDVEGLGIVYLEASATGLPVVAGDSGGAPDAVREGETGYVVSGRDTAQLTDRVATLLADRDLARQLGAAGRAWVEREWRWETQAERMATLLAG, encoded by the coding sequence ATGAGCCGCACGTTGCTGATCACCAACGACTTCCCGCCGCGCCCCGGCGGCATCCAGTCCTTCGTGCACAACCTCGCGGTGCGCCAGCCGCCCGGCTCGGTGGTGGTCTACGCGTCGAGCTGGCGGGGCGCGGAGAAGTTCGACGCCGACCAGCCGTTCGAGGTGGTCCGGGAACGCACCAAGGTGCTGCTGCCCACGCCGCTGATCGCCCGCCGGGCGGCCCGGCTGGCCCGGGCGTACGACTGCGACACGGTGTGGTTCGGCGCGGCGGCCCCGTTGGGGTTGCTCGCGCCGGGGCTGCGCCGCCGGGCCGGCATCCGCCGGGCGGTGGCGCTGACGCACGGGCACGAGGTCGGTTGGGCCGCGTTGCCCGGCGCCCGGTCGGCGCTGCGGCGCATCGGCCGGGGCGTGGACGTGACGACCTACCTCGGCGAGTACACCCGCTTGCGGCTGGCCCGGGCGTTGGACGGGTTGACCGAGCTGCGCCGCCTCGCGCCCGGCGTCGACGTGGAGACCTACCATCCCGGCGTCGACGGCGAGCGGGTCCGGGCGCGGCTCGGCCTCGCCGACCGGCCGGTGGTGGTGTGCGTGTCGCGGCTGGTGCCGCGCAAGGGGCAGGACGCGCTGATCCGGGCGTTGCCCGGGATCCGTCGCCGGGTGCCGGACGCCGCGCTGCTGGTGGTCGGTGGCGGGCCCTACCGGGCCACGTTGGAGAAGCTGGCCCGGCAGTCCGGGGTGGAGCGGGACGTGGTCTTCACCGGCTCGGTGCCCGCCGCCGAACTGCCCGCGCACTACGCCGCCGGCGACGTCTACGCGATGCCCTGCCGCACCCGCAACCGTGGCCTGGACGTGGAGGGCCTGGGCATCGTCTACCTGGAGGCGAGCGCGACCGGGCTGCCGGTCGTGGCGGGCGACTCCGGCGGCGCGCCGGACGCGGTCCGCGAGGGGGAGACCGGGTACGTGGTCAGCGGGCGGGACACCGCCCAGCTCACCGACCGGGTGGCCACCCTGCTCGCCGACCGTGACCTCGCCCGCCAGCTCGGCGCGGCCGGCCGCGCCTGGGTCGAGCGGGAGTGGCGCTGGGAGACCCAGGCCGAGCGGATGGCCACGCTGCTCGCCGGCTGA